Proteins encoded within one genomic window of Candidatus Polarisedimenticolia bacterium:
- a CDS encoding lysophospholipid acyltransferase family protein, translating into MAKARHPLRSFAEIGLLWGLLGLLRILPRRGRLFVGKLLGLALFALVPRLRRMARANLERALGQERPPEEIERIARASFIYLGRLLCDTPSFARVRPDRLEEFAVFEGLEHVRAAYAKKRGVYIFSGHYGNWEMVALIQGYLGMPLAMVTRPLDNPHMEKILFGYRTLSGNQVIHKHGAAKEMLRAIRRGWGVAIVIDQNVRGEDGLFVDFFGTPASTTPALATLALKTESPVVPTFGIPLPDGRYLVRYLPEVPVERTGDTRADILALTQRCTRIIEEQIRAQPEYWVWMHRRWRTRPPAGEQTAGAARHEASA; encoded by the coding sequence ATGGCGAAGGCAAGGCATCCGCTGCGCAGCTTCGCGGAGATCGGCCTGCTGTGGGGCCTGCTGGGACTGCTGAGGATCCTGCCGCGGCGGGGGCGCCTGTTCGTGGGCAAGCTGCTCGGTTTGGCGCTGTTCGCGCTCGTGCCGCGGCTGCGACGGATGGCGCGCGCCAACCTGGAGCGGGCTCTCGGCCAGGAACGTCCGCCCGAAGAGATCGAGCGCATTGCCCGTGCCTCCTTCATCTATCTGGGCCGCCTCCTGTGCGACACCCCCTCCTTCGCCCGGGTTCGACCCGATCGGCTCGAGGAGTTCGCGGTGTTCGAGGGGCTGGAACACGTGCGCGCCGCCTACGCGAAGAAGCGCGGCGTCTACATCTTCTCGGGGCACTACGGGAACTGGGAGATGGTGGCGCTGATCCAGGGCTACCTGGGAATGCCGCTGGCGATGGTGACGCGGCCGCTGGACAATCCCCATATGGAGAAGATTCTGTTCGGCTACCGGACGCTGTCGGGCAACCAGGTGATCCACAAGCATGGCGCGGCGAAGGAGATGCTGCGGGCCATCCGGCGGGGCTGGGGCGTCGCGATCGTGATCGATCAGAACGTGCGCGGCGAGGACGGGCTGTTCGTCGATTTCTTCGGGACGCCCGCTTCCACCACGCCGGCGCTGGCGACCCTGGCGTTGAAGACCGAATCGCCCGTGGTGCCGACCTTCGGGATTCCGCTGCCCGACGGCCGCTACCTGGTGCGCTATCTGCCGGAAGTGCCGGTGGAGCGCACCGGCGATACGCGAGCCGACATCCTGGCGCTGACGCAGCGCTGCACCCGCATCATCGAGGAGCAGATCCGCGCGCAGCCGGAGTACTGGGTATGGATGCACCGCCGCTGGAGGACGCGTCCCCCGGCCGGCGAACAGACCGCCGGGGCGGCGCGGCACGAGGCGAGCGCATGA
- the lpxK gene encoding tetraacyldisaccharide 4'-kinase codes for MSSPVPEWLGVLLYPAGLLYEGTVRGRNALYRRGTFVPRRAGIPVVSIGNLTVGGSGKTPFTAYLAARLSERGRKVAIASRGYGGMPHDEPLLVGDGKAALVTAREAGDEPVLFATSLPDVGVVVCSDRFKAAEMARQRLGAEVVLLDDGFQHRRLARSCDLLLVDAEEGFGNGRMLPRGPLREPLAEMARADALVVTGHPDRLSAGRARLKEIMARQGVSRPLFSCARRFQGFAALATGELLPPAALAGLKAVAFSGIARPEAFEEDLRSLGINLLDAIRFRDHQPIGHAEMALLRDLSGRLKPDVLLTTEKDKARMGEVTLPFPAYALRIQLRPDDERDLLALVEERIGRRAERAVRGGA; via the coding sequence ATGAGCTCTCCCGTCCCGGAATGGCTCGGAGTCCTGCTCTATCCCGCGGGACTGCTCTACGAAGGGACGGTTCGGGGCCGCAACGCTCTCTACCGGCGCGGCACCTTCGTCCCGCGCCGCGCCGGGATTCCGGTGGTGAGCATCGGCAACCTGACGGTGGGCGGCTCCGGCAAGACGCCCTTTACCGCGTATCTGGCGGCACGGTTGAGCGAGCGGGGGCGCAAGGTGGCAATCGCCAGCCGCGGCTACGGCGGGATGCCGCACGACGAGCCGCTGCTGGTGGGTGATGGAAAAGCCGCGCTGGTGACGGCGCGCGAGGCGGGCGACGAGCCGGTGCTGTTCGCGACGTCGCTGCCGGACGTCGGCGTCGTGGTCTGCAGTGACCGCTTCAAGGCGGCGGAGATGGCGCGGCAGCGCCTGGGGGCCGAGGTGGTCCTTCTGGATGACGGCTTCCAGCACCGGCGGCTGGCGCGCAGCTGCGACCTGCTGCTGGTCGACGCGGAGGAGGGATTCGGCAATGGTAGAATGCTCCCCCGCGGTCCGCTCCGCGAGCCACTCGCGGAGATGGCACGCGCCGATGCCCTGGTGGTCACCGGTCATCCGGACCGCCTGAGCGCGGGGCGCGCCCGTCTCAAGGAGATCATGGCCCGCCAAGGCGTCTCACGTCCTCTCTTCTCCTGCGCACGACGATTCCAGGGCTTCGCCGCGCTCGCGACCGGAGAGCTGCTGCCTCCGGCGGCGCTTGCCGGCTTGAAGGCGGTCGCGTTTTCTGGAATTGCCCGGCCGGAAGCCTTCGAAGAGGACCTGCGCTCGCTCGGTATCAACCTTCTCGATGCGATCCGCTTCCGCGATCACCAGCCCATCGGACATGCGGAAATGGCACTCCTCCGCGACCTGAGCGGGCGGCTCAAGCCCGACGTGCTGCTGACCACCGAGAAAGACAAGGCGCGGATGGGCGAGGTGACCCTCCCCTTCCCCGCCTATGCGCTGCGCATCCAGCTGCGGCCGGATGACGAGCGGGATCTCCTGGCGCTGGTGGAGGAGCGCATCGGCCGGCGCGCGGAGCGCGCGGTGCGGGGAGGCGCCTGA